In Psychrobacter immobilis, a single genomic region encodes these proteins:
- the copM gene encoding CopM family metallochaperone: MKMIRNSRLAMLAVSVSAVMMLGACQPTNDVTEATVKDEAAPVNNATTDTSAMDAHAGHDMSGDAMTGMHREYNDSMTKMHDEMMAGMAYNDPDAAFAQGMLGHHMGAVDMAEIQLKYGKDAEMRQLAQEIIDAQKAEIEQMQNWLANHPDAAEPTSDTEAMQTAYAKGMDTMHSEMMAGIADPNPDMAFARGMLPHHIGAVDMAKIQLKYGKNEEMRQLAQQVIDAQQPEIEQMQNWIAKHNS, from the coding sequence ATGAAAATGATAAGAAACTCACGTCTTGCCATGCTTGCAGTTAGTGTCAGTGCCGTGATGATGCTTGGCGCTTGTCAGCCGACGAATGATGTAACAGAGGCTACTGTCAAAGACGAGGCGGCTCCCGTTAATAATGCTACAACAGACACTAGCGCGATGGATGCTCATGCAGGTCATGATATGTCAGGCGATGCGATGACGGGCATGCATAGAGAGTATAATGACTCTATGACTAAGATGCATGATGAGATGATGGCAGGCATGGCATACAACGATCCCGATGCTGCCTTTGCTCAAGGAATGCTCGGTCATCATATGGGTGCTGTTGATATGGCAGAGATTCAGCTAAAGTATGGTAAGGATGCAGAAATGCGTCAGTTGGCACAAGAGATTATTGACGCTCAGAAAGCTGAAATTGAGCAAATGCAGAACTGGCTTGCCAACCATCCTGATGCTGCTGAGCCAACGTCTGATACTGAAGCCATGCAGACAGCTTATGCTAAAGGTATGGATACGATGCATAGTGAAATGATGGCAGGTATCGCTGACCCTAACCCAGATATGGCATTTGCTCGTGGTATGTTGCCGCATCATATTGGCGCAGTAGATATGGCAAAGATACAGCTAAAGTATGGCAAAAATGAAGAAATGCGTCAATTGGCACAACAAGTAATTGACGCGCAGCAGCCTGAAATTGAGCAAATGCAAAACTGGATAGCCAAGCATAATAGTTAA
- a CDS encoding DUF305 domain-containing protein has product MNHTEQKQMNPYVKFTLMILTSTVVMYIMMYFNTYEWDHIYFSETRAYMALYMGAGMAVIMLAFMSNMYKKTKVNVMIYGLSVLMFAVGIWGVRSQATVDQVDWMQAMIPHHSIAILTSSRADIEDPRVQQLADDIIEAQKREIQEMQALIEALE; this is encoded by the coding sequence ATGAATCATACAGAGCAAAAACAGATGAACCCTTATGTAAAGTTCACCCTCATGATTCTGACGTCTACCGTGGTGATGTATATCATGATGTACTTCAATACTTATGAGTGGGATCATATTTATTTTAGTGAGACCAGAGCCTATATGGCGCTATATATGGGCGCAGGCATGGCAGTGATTATGCTCGCCTTTATGAGCAATATGTACAAGAAAACTAAGGTCAATGTAATGATTTATGGTCTTAGTGTGCTGATGTTTGCCGTGGGTATCTGGGGCGTCAGATCTCAAGCAACCGTCGATCAAGTGGATTGGATGCAGGCTATGATACCGCATCATTCAATTGCGATCTTAACCAGCTCAAGAGCCGATATAGAAGACCCTAGAGTACAGCAACTTGCTGACGACATCATCGAAGCACAAAAACGTGAAATCCAAGAGATGCAGGCACTGATCGAAGCATTAGAATAA
- a CDS encoding DUF411 domain-containing protein, giving the protein MIPFTVKFVRGSAVLLTAAILSACGQSDSNASNASPSTANASNASSGEANAIQSRQTVTETPANNPDLLKNVSATVYKDANCGCCKEWIGHAEDNGLTTTAHDVADLSLFKERYGVTAEMRSCHTAVTSDGYVIEGHVPAKYVAKFLQNPPKQAIGLAVPGMPVGSPGMEYQDKFMPYQIMQINKDGTNQVYAEIESAEQQL; this is encoded by the coding sequence ATGATTCCTTTTACCGTTAAGTTTGTTCGAGGGTCAGCGGTCTTATTAACCGCTGCCATATTATCAGCATGTGGACAATCTGACAGCAATGCTTCTAATGCTAGCCCCTCTACTGCCAATGCCTCTAACGCCAGCAGTGGTGAGGCAAACGCTATACAGAGTAGGCAAACAGTGACAGAGACACCAGCCAACAACCCAGACCTGCTCAAGAACGTGTCAGCCACTGTCTATAAAGATGCCAATTGTGGCTGTTGTAAAGAATGGATAGGGCACGCAGAAGATAATGGGTTAACGACAACTGCACATGATGTTGCAGACTTGTCATTATTTAAAGAGCGTTACGGTGTAACTGCTGAGATGCGTTCTTGCCATACCGCCGTTACCAGTGATGGTTATGTCATCGAAGGTCATGTTCCTGCTAAGTATGTGGCTAAGTTTTTGCAAAATCCACCAAAGCAAGCCATTGGTTTGGCGGTACCGGGTATGCCCGTCGGTAGCCCTGGTATGGAATATCAAGATAAGTTTATGCCATACCAAATTATGCAAATCAATAAAGATGGCACAAACCAAGTATACGCTGAGATTGAGTCCGCAGAGCAGCAGCTATAA
- a CDS encoding heavy metal response regulator transcription factor has product MKVLLVEDELSLGDYIKKGLSEAGFIVEHKTTGLDGYHALMTEDFTVVVMDVMLPDVSGFELVSNYRAAGNTTPVLFLTAKDDLSDRIKGFEIGGDDYLTKPFAFAELLVRIKSLLRRANQADYASTVLQIADLKLDIAKRSVHRDKGSIKLTAKEFALLQFLLEHQGEVLPRSVIASQVWDMNFDSDTNVIDVAIRRLRSKIDDGFENKLIHTVRGMGYKLEADNIAATVNNETSIDMSNEANTVSKLNHVEVK; this is encoded by the coding sequence ATGAAAGTATTGTTAGTCGAAGATGAATTATCGCTTGGCGACTACATCAAAAAAGGTTTAAGCGAGGCAGGTTTTATCGTTGAGCATAAAACCACAGGTTTAGATGGTTATCATGCTCTGATGACTGAGGACTTCACTGTCGTGGTGATGGATGTGATGCTGCCTGATGTGAGCGGATTTGAATTAGTCAGTAATTATCGCGCTGCTGGTAACACCACCCCTGTATTATTTTTGACCGCAAAAGATGACCTTAGCGACCGCATAAAAGGCTTTGAGATTGGCGGTGACGATTATCTCACTAAACCTTTTGCCTTCGCTGAGCTGTTGGTCAGAATCAAAAGCTTACTACGCCGTGCCAATCAAGCAGATTACGCCAGCACAGTGCTTCAAATAGCTGATTTAAAACTGGATATCGCCAAACGTAGCGTGCATCGAGATAAAGGTTCTATCAAATTGACGGCCAAAGAATTTGCGCTATTGCAGTTTTTACTTGAGCATCAAGGCGAAGTATTGCCCCGCTCTGTCATCGCTTCACAAGTATGGGATATGAATTTTGATAGCGATACCAATGTGATTGATGTGGCGATAAGACGCTTACGAAGTAAAATCGACGATGGCTTTGAAAATAAGCTCATTCATACCGTACGCGGTATGGGCTATAAACTAGAAGCGGACAATATCGCCGCTACAGTCAATAATGAAACTAGCATTGATATGAGTAATGAGGCTAATACAGTTTCTAAACTCAACCACGTTGAAGTGAAATAG
- a CDS encoding ATP-binding protein, translating into MAYKPEHRRLSLLWRTTLVLTVCVLISQAFLYIWIQRSVNDHFEQMDSEILTHAAFNLRQYMTEVTSDDQRSDNLADPAHLANTASSVVDIFRPDYEVKTIITDHNGQVINSQPKDFIDKLNDSQLVEKLWQQHRDQPFDLQLNHRHYRALVIEHSNRLAFIALPIDVHHQYLAQFNHHLILILIAITFILVSVAAFSVYLGFAPLATISQKMARINAEQLDDRIIVSEMPSELRPLADAYNAMMDKLEHNFASLSQFSDDIAHELRTPLATLSTQTQVMLSKPRDHQEYVEQLHHQHDTLKQLSLLINNMLLLAKTQKGLYDSQRHLVDTDSLIIKLIDYFELIAEERGISFEKKGEFDVVLGDESLLQRLFANLISNAIYYAASDSIITITAVSKTASLIKHNAHALKDTAQQPSLNITITNRLQTPLTQAEADRLFERFYRHHKSNNQHSGTGLGLAIVQAIVNAHNGKVSITIKDEYYFQVNVQLLKES; encoded by the coding sequence ATGGCATATAAACCGGAGCATCGACGCTTGTCATTACTGTGGCGCACTACCCTAGTATTAACGGTATGTGTGCTGATATCTCAAGCTTTTTTGTACATATGGATACAGCGTTCGGTTAATGATCATTTTGAACAAATGGACTCAGAGATCCTGACTCACGCTGCGTTTAATTTACGACAGTACATGACAGAGGTGACATCGGATGATCAGCGCTCTGACAACCTTGCCGACCCTGCTCATCTCGCCAATACAGCATCATCTGTGGTAGATATCTTTCGACCAGATTACGAAGTTAAAACAATTATCACTGACCATAATGGACAAGTCATCAATAGTCAGCCAAAGGATTTTATTGATAAACTCAATGACTCCCAATTGGTCGAAAAACTATGGCAGCAGCACCGCGATCAACCCTTTGACTTGCAGCTTAATCATCGTCATTATCGCGCGCTGGTCATTGAGCACTCTAATCGCTTGGCATTCATCGCGCTACCGATTGATGTGCACCATCAATACCTTGCCCAGTTTAATCACCATCTTATTCTGATACTTATTGCGATTACTTTTATCTTGGTATCAGTGGCGGCTTTTAGCGTCTATTTAGGATTCGCCCCCTTAGCGACCATCAGTCAAAAAATGGCACGTATCAACGCTGAGCAGTTAGACGATAGAATCATCGTCTCTGAAATGCCAAGCGAGTTGCGACCCTTGGCTGACGCTTATAATGCCATGATGGATAAACTCGAACACAACTTTGCCTCATTATCACAGTTTTCAGATGACATTGCTCACGAACTGCGCACACCACTGGCAACGTTAAGCACTCAAACTCAAGTGATGCTCAGTAAACCTAGAGACCATCAAGAATATGTCGAGCAGCTACATCATCAACACGACACGCTCAAGCAACTATCCCTGCTAATTAACAATATGCTATTGCTGGCAAAAACTCAAAAAGGTCTTTACGACTCACAACGTCATCTTGTCGATACCGACTCACTGATAATTAAGCTCATCGATTATTTTGAGCTGATAGCCGAAGAGCGCGGTATCTCTTTTGAGAAAAAAGGTGAGTTTGATGTGGTATTAGGGGATGAGAGCTTGTTACAAAGGCTATTTGCCAACTTGATATCCAATGCGATTTACTACGCCGCCAGCGACAGCATCATTACTATTACCGCCGTTTCTAAGACTGCTAGCCTCATAAAACATAACGCTCACGCCCTTAAAGACACGGCTCAGCAGCCATCGCTAAACATCACCATCACTAATCGCTTGCAGACGCCTCTAACTCAAGCGGAAGCAGATAGACTGTTTGAACGCTTTTATCGTCATCACAAATCCAATAATCAGCACTCGGGCACAGGATTGGGATTGGCCATCGTACAAGCGATCGTCAATGCCCATAACGGCAAAGTCAGTATTACCATTAAGGATGAGTATTACTTTCAAGTTAACGTACAGTTATTAAAAGAATCATAG
- a CDS encoding glutathione peroxidase yields the protein MSTIYDFTAERMDGTAQAFSDYQGKVLLIVNTASKCGFTPQFEGLEALYQQYKDQGLVVIGFPCNQFGGQDPESNDEIGAFCQKNYGVSFPMMAKVDVNGKDAHPIFDWLKEQKGGVLTDGIKWNFTKFLIGKDGQVIDRYAPTTKPEAIKMDIEQALASK from the coding sequence ATGAGCACGATTTACGATTTTACTGCTGAGCGCATGGACGGTACTGCACAAGCGTTCTCTGATTATCAAGGTAAGGTGTTATTAATCGTCAATACCGCCAGCAAATGTGGGTTTACGCCGCAATTTGAAGGCCTAGAGGCGCTGTATCAGCAATATAAAGATCAAGGATTGGTCGTTATTGGTTTCCCTTGTAATCAATTTGGCGGGCAAGATCCAGAGAGTAATGATGAGATTGGCGCATTTTGTCAAAAGAACTATGGTGTCAGTTTTCCAATGATGGCGAAGGTTGATGTCAATGGCAAAGATGCTCATCCTATTTTTGATTGGCTCAAAGAGCAAAAGGGTGGTGTATTGACAGATGGTATCAAATGGAATTTTACTAAGTTTTTAATTGGTAAAGATGGACAGGTCATTGACCGCTATGCGCCAACCACCAAACCAGAAGCCATAAAAATGGATATCGAACAAGCATTAGCCAGTAAATAG
- the msrB gene encoding peptide-methionine (R)-S-oxide reductase MsrB, with protein sequence MQDNQLSQEEISQLTEADWKERLSADEYHVMREKGTERPFTGVYNDATDDGIYRCKGCGASLFDSSNKFDASCGWPSFDQGVDNSAIEEHVDNSLGMTRTEVTCSNCGAHLGHVFPDGPSETTGMRYCINSVSIDLDKSEK encoded by the coding sequence ATGCAAGACAATCAACTTAGCCAAGAAGAAATCAGCCAATTAACAGAAGCTGATTGGAAAGAGCGTTTGAGTGCTGATGAATATCACGTGATGCGTGAAAAGGGTACAGAACGCCCATTTACGGGCGTCTATAACGATGCGACTGATGACGGTATTTATCGCTGCAAAGGCTGCGGTGCGAGCTTATTTGACTCAAGCAATAAATTTGATGCCAGCTGTGGTTGGCCAAGTTTTGACCAAGGAGTTGATAACAGCGCTATCGAGGAGCATGTGGATAATTCGCTGGGCATGACGCGGACAGAAGTGACCTGTAGTAACTGCGGTGCACATTTAGGCCATGTCTTCCCTGACGGCCCAAGCGAGACGACGGGGATGCGCTATTGCATCAATTCTGTGTCTATTGATCTAGATAAATCTGAAAAGTAA